Proteins from one Cyclopterus lumpus isolate fCycLum1 chromosome 11, fCycLum1.pri, whole genome shotgun sequence genomic window:
- the LOC117739275 gene encoding 1-acylglycerol-3-phosphate O-acyltransferase ABHD5-like has translation MVARPSQNTMRRMAEEIQPLQERSSWILSWLPSWCPTSPSQLKDAEEKMLKNVKQPFSRQHVRISNRNYLWTLAFFSQPQPRSLPDTPARTRCPLVLLHGFGGGVALWVQNLDSLSSGGPVYTLDLLGFGRSSRPQFSSDPQGAEEQFVEALEEWREKVGLEEMLLLGHNLGGYLSAAYTLKYPRRVKHLLLVEPWGFPARPENPNHYSIPVWIRAMGAVMSPFNPLAGLRLAGPLGPMLVQTIRSDFKQKYSSVFDDNTVSDYIYHLNAQTPSGETAFTYMTIPYGWAKRPMMERIGQVQADIPVSFIYGSRSSIDSDSGYAFKKTRPDVQINVIRGAGHYVFADQPDDFNQMVNRILAGTEEKGHEEGAKQ, from the exons ATGGTCGCGAGACCATCACAAAACACCATGCGAAGGATGGCAGAGGAGATACAACCTCTTCAGGAGCGGAG CTCCTGGATATTAAGTTGGCTTCCCTCTTGGTGCCCCACTTCTCCCTCTCAGCTGAAAGATGCAGAGGAAAAAATGCTCAAGA ATGTGAAGCAGCCTTTCTCCCGGCAACACGTCCGCATATCCAACAGAAACTATCTGTGGACCTTAGCTTTTTTTAGCCAGCCTCAGCCACGCTCCCTGCCCGACACCCCTGCCCGGACCAGATGTCCTCTGGTCCTGCTGCACGGCTTTGGAGGCGGGGTCGCCCTTTGGGTCCAAAACCTGGACTCTCTCTCCAGCGGCGGACCCGTCTACACTCTAGACCTGCTGGGCTTCGGCAGGAGCAGCCGCCCCCAGTTCAGCAGCGACCCGCAGGGTGCCGAGGAGCAGTTTGTGGAAGCgctggaggagtggagggagaaGGTGGGACTGGAGGaaatgctgctgctgggacACAACCTGGGAGGATACCTGTCCGCCGCCTACACACTCAAATACCCACGCAG GGTAAAACATCTGCTGCTGGTGGAGCCGTGGGGTTTCCCAGCACGACCAGAGAACCCCAACCACTACTCCATCCCAGTGTGGATCAGAGCCATGGGGGCCGTTATGAGCCCCTTCAACCCGTTGGCTGGACTCAGACTGGCCGGGCCTCTAG GTCCAATGCTGGTCCAGACCATCAGGTCGGACTTCAAGCAGAAGTACTCCTCTGTTTTTGACGACAACACGGTATCCGACTACATCTACCATCTGAATGCCCAGACGCCGAG CGGAGAAACCGCCTTCACATACATGACCATCCCCTACGGCTGGGCGAAGAGGCCCATGATGGAGCGGATCGGCCAGGTCCAGGCTGACATTCCCGTCTCCTTCATCTACGGGTCTCGCTCCAGCATCGACAGTGACTCCGGATACGCGTTCAAGAAAACCAGACCAGATGTGCAGATCAAT gtgATCAGAGGAGCCGGCCATTACGTTTTCGCCGACCAGCCCGATGACTTCAACCAGATGGTCAATCGGATCCTCGCAGGGACGGAGGAGAAAGGCCACGAGGAGGGAGCGAAGCAGTGA